The Hymenobacter sp. 5317J-9 genome has a window encoding:
- a CDS encoding carboxy terminal-processing peptidase, protein MSSPRLKVGLYAFLVAAVFVLASYRLFRRADSAVPSKDQVLIGLMLSGLNSQHYQPEKIDDAFSKRVFDLYLKHLDNRKQFLLASDVDQLRRYQTQIDDEVKRGTHEFLDLSNKLMADRTKEMQALYRELLAKPFDFTADETLQTDFDKATFPADKAAQRELWRKLLKYETLSRVSEMMDAQEKAKEAKPSGATAAPSAANADAPTAAEPVRTPAQMEAEARKRVLKAYDEQFEDMADIDANERLAEYANTIANTYDPHTEYFAPKAKEDFDYEMTGRFEGIGATLREKDGLIYVDEIIPGSASARQGDLKKGDALLRVAQGAAEPVSIEGWRTAKAVTLIRGKKGSEVRLTVRKPDGSTKIIPIIRDVVVVDDKYAQSSVITDKGQKIGYLRLPGFYADFNDNGGRSSSDDVKKELAKLNAEGVKGVIMDLRFNGGGSLTDAVSMAGLFMESGPMVQVRDGQGRTQVLTDNDPRVQYSGPLVILVNKYSASASEILAAAIQDYKRGVIMGSTSTYGKGTVQRIFDLDEALPAELNSVKPIGSLKLTTQKFYRVNGGSTQFKGVVSDIVVPDLYSYLDQGEKESDYPLKWDEIQPARYRPWNESPNLEKLRANSKARVATNASFKVMDDMVKSMRKRKDESVVSLKLSAFRAEQQESKLISDRYEAAQKTTTALAFSPLAADIRAVNGDTVKVNRAARFTKGLKKDITIGEAVAVIQDEIKQ, encoded by the coding sequence ATGTCTTCCCCCCGCTTGAAAGTCGGGCTGTACGCCTTTTTGGTCGCGGCCGTGTTTGTTCTGGCATCCTACCGGTTGTTCCGCCGGGCCGACTCGGCAGTGCCGAGCAAGGACCAAGTGCTTATTGGCCTTATGCTGAGCGGACTGAACTCGCAGCATTACCAGCCTGAAAAAATTGATGACGCGTTTTCCAAGCGCGTGTTCGACCTGTATCTCAAGCACCTCGACAACCGCAAGCAGTTTCTGCTGGCCAGCGACGTAGACCAGTTGCGCCGCTATCAGACGCAGATTGACGACGAGGTGAAGCGCGGCACGCACGAGTTTCTGGACCTGAGCAACAAGCTCATGGCCGACCGCACCAAGGAAATGCAGGCCCTGTACCGCGAGCTGCTGGCCAAGCCCTTCGACTTCACGGCGGACGAAACCCTGCAAACCGATTTCGATAAGGCTACCTTCCCTGCCGACAAAGCTGCCCAGCGCGAGCTATGGCGCAAGCTGCTGAAATACGAAACCTTGAGCCGTGTTTCGGAAATGATGGACGCTCAGGAGAAGGCCAAAGAAGCCAAGCCCAGCGGTGCCACCGCCGCCCCCAGCGCGGCCAACGCCGATGCCCCTACGGCCGCCGAACCCGTGCGCACCCCCGCCCAAATGGAAGCCGAAGCCCGCAAGCGCGTGCTGAAAGCCTATGACGAACAGTTTGAAGACATGGCCGACATCGACGCCAACGAGCGGTTGGCCGAGTACGCCAACACCATCGCCAATACCTACGACCCGCACACCGAGTACTTTGCCCCCAAAGCCAAGGAAGATTTCGATTATGAAATGACCGGCCGCTTCGAGGGCATCGGGGCCACGCTGCGCGAGAAGGACGGCCTGATTTACGTGGACGAAATCATTCCCGGCTCGGCCTCGGCCCGGCAGGGCGATTTGAAGAAGGGCGACGCCCTGCTGCGCGTGGCCCAGGGCGCGGCCGAACCGGTGAGCATTGAGGGCTGGCGCACGGCCAAGGCAGTCACCCTGATTCGGGGTAAAAAAGGCTCCGAAGTGCGCCTTACGGTGCGCAAGCCCGACGGCAGCACCAAGATTATTCCCATCATCCGCGACGTGGTGGTGGTCGACGACAAGTACGCCCAGTCCTCGGTTATTACCGACAAGGGGCAGAAAATTGGTTACCTGCGCCTGCCGGGCTTCTACGCCGACTTCAACGACAACGGCGGCCGCAGTTCGTCGGACGACGTGAAGAAAGAACTGGCCAAGCTCAACGCCGAGGGCGTGAAGGGCGTGATTATGGACCTGCGCTTCAACGGAGGCGGCTCGCTCACCGATGCCGTTTCGATGGCGGGCCTTTTCATGGAAAGCGGCCCCATGGTGCAGGTGCGCGACGGCCAGGGCCGTACGCAGGTGCTGACCGACAACGACCCGCGCGTGCAGTACAGCGGCCCGCTGGTGATTCTGGTGAACAAGTACAGCGCCTCGGCCTCCGAGATTCTGGCCGCGGCCATTCAGGACTACAAGCGCGGCGTGATTATGGGCTCGACCAGCACGTATGGCAAAGGCACCGTGCAGCGCATCTTCGACCTAGATGAGGCCCTGCCGGCCGAACTGAACAGCGTGAAGCCCATTGGCTCGCTCAAGCTCACCACGCAGAAATTCTACCGCGTGAATGGCGGCTCGACCCAGTTCAAAGGCGTGGTATCGGACATCGTGGTGCCCGACCTCTACTCCTACCTCGACCAGGGTGAAAAGGAATCGGACTACCCGCTGAAATGGGATGAGATTCAGCCCGCCCGCTACCGCCCCTGGAACGAATCGCCCAACCTGGAGAAGCTGCGCGCCAACAGCAAAGCCCGCGTAGCCACCAACGCCAGCTTTAAGGTGATGGACGACATGGTGAAGAGCATGCGCAAGCGCAAAGACGAAAGCGTGGTATCGCTCAAGCTAAGCGCTTTCCGTGCCGAGCAGCAGGAGTCGAAACTGATTTCGGACCGGTATGAGGCTGCGCAGAAGACCACCACGGCCCTCGCCTTCTCGCCCTTGGCGGCCGACATCCGCGCCGTGAATGGCGACACCGTGAAGGTGAACCGCGCCGCCCGCTTCACTAAAGGCCTGAAAAAGGACATCACCATTGGCGAAGCCGTGGCAGTCATTCAGGATGAGATTAAGCAATAG
- the aroB gene encoding 3-dehydroquinate synthase has product MDSSVIIGPEALPALAEFLYRPAVSRVFVLVDGNTARQCLPLLEPHLPANYCLIDIPAGEEYKTLSSCETVWSQLTEQRADRHAVLVNLGGGVVTDLGGFAAALYKRGIRFVQVPTTLLAQVDASVGGKTGVDFQGYKNQLGVFQAPAAVFIEPRFLQTLDPRQLKSGYAEVIKHWLIADAHAFDLNRRLGWLTDDWTGIIRESVALKQRIVAQDPLESGPRKLLNFGHTVGHAIESYLLLQPGREALHGEAVAAGMVCESWLSVQRGLLSAEELDKTETFVFSVFDKLSFVLMETAAIAEFALQDKKNAGATINCTMLKGIGHGVFDQPVTVDEIAESLRYYHRLQS; this is encoded by the coding sequence ATGGATAGTTCCGTCATCATCGGGCCCGAGGCCCTGCCGGCTTTGGCCGAATTTCTTTACCGTCCGGCTGTCAGCCGCGTATTTGTGCTGGTCGACGGCAACACGGCGCGGCAATGCCTGCCGTTGCTCGAACCGCACCTGCCAGCCAATTATTGCCTCATCGACATTCCGGCCGGCGAAGAATATAAAACCCTGAGCAGTTGCGAAACCGTGTGGAGCCAGCTCACCGAGCAGCGCGCCGACCGCCACGCTGTGCTGGTGAACCTGGGTGGCGGGGTGGTCACGGACCTGGGCGGCTTTGCGGCGGCGCTCTACAAGCGCGGCATCCGCTTCGTGCAGGTGCCCACTACGCTGCTGGCGCAGGTCGACGCCAGCGTGGGCGGCAAAACCGGTGTCGACTTTCAGGGCTACAAAAACCAGTTGGGCGTGTTTCAGGCGCCGGCCGCCGTGTTCATCGAGCCCCGGTTTCTGCAAACCCTCGACCCGCGCCAGCTCAAGTCTGGCTACGCCGAGGTCATCAAGCACTGGCTTATTGCCGATGCCCACGCCTTCGACCTCAACCGCCGCCTGGGCTGGCTCACCGACGACTGGACCGGCATCATCCGCGAGTCGGTGGCGCTCAAGCAGCGCATCGTGGCCCAGGACCCGCTCGAAAGCGGCCCGCGCAAGCTGCTCAACTTCGGCCACACCGTGGGCCACGCCATCGAGAGCTACCTGCTGCTGCAGCCCGGCCGCGAGGCCCTGCACGGCGAGGCGGTGGCCGCGGGCATGGTGTGCGAAAGCTGGCTCTCGGTGCAGCGCGGCCTGCTGAGTGCCGAGGAGCTGGACAAAACCGAAACCTTCGTGTTTTCGGTGTTCGACAAACTTTCCTTCGTGCTGATGGAAACGGCGGCCATTGCCGAGTTTGCCCTGCAGGACAAGAAAAATGCGGGCGCCACCATCAACTGCACCATGCTCAAGGGTATCGGCCACGGCGTATTCGACCAGCCCGTGACGGTGGACGAAATCGCCGAGTCGCTGCGGTATTATCACCGCTTGCAGTCGTAG
- a CDS encoding proline dehydrogenase family protein: MSPDAPTQAPPISFEDTRVAFASKSDAQLRKVYTLFAAMNNGSLVKTGSGLMKTALKWGIPGTKFLIKHSIFEQFCGGETIAECRPVTAELGKYNIGTILDYSVEGEGSDASYDHTRDEILATIDEAHRSKHIPFSVFKVTGVANVAILEKIQAGKLLTAAEEAAHARAVARVDALCARAHQHGVRIFVDAEESWFQHTIDLLAYDMMAKYNRETAIVWNTYQLYRHDRLDALKAAHDAAAEAGYYIGAKLVRGAYMEKEARVAKQRGYQNPINPTKNATDALYDEALRYCIEHIDRISICAGTHNEASSLLLTQLMQQAGLAPNDPRVWFAQLYGMSDNLTYNLANAGYNTAKYLPYGPVAAVMPYLLRRADENTAIAGQSSREFLLIQKEIRRRRGR; encoded by the coding sequence ATGTCGCCCGACGCCCCCACTCAAGCCCCGCCGATTTCCTTCGAAGACACCCGCGTGGCGTTTGCCTCCAAGTCCGACGCCCAGCTGCGCAAAGTCTACACCCTGTTTGCGGCCATGAACAACGGCAGCCTCGTGAAAACCGGTAGCGGCCTCATGAAAACGGCCCTGAAATGGGGCATACCCGGCACCAAGTTCCTCATCAAGCACAGCATTTTTGAGCAGTTCTGCGGCGGCGAAACCATTGCCGAGTGCCGCCCCGTCACGGCCGAGCTGGGCAAATACAACATCGGCACCATCCTCGACTACTCGGTGGAGGGCGAAGGCAGCGACGCCAGCTACGACCACACCCGCGACGAAATCCTTGCCACCATCGACGAGGCCCACCGCTCCAAGCACATTCCGTTCTCGGTGTTCAAAGTAACCGGCGTGGCCAACGTGGCCATTCTGGAGAAAATTCAGGCCGGCAAGCTGCTCACGGCCGCGGAAGAAGCCGCCCACGCCCGCGCCGTGGCCCGCGTGGACGCCCTGTGCGCCCGCGCCCACCAGCACGGCGTGCGCATCTTCGTCGACGCCGAGGAAAGCTGGTTCCAGCACACCATCGACCTGCTGGCCTACGATATGATGGCCAAATACAACCGCGAAACGGCCATTGTCTGGAACACCTACCAGCTCTACCGCCACGACCGCCTCGATGCCCTGAAAGCTGCCCACGACGCCGCGGCCGAGGCCGGCTACTACATCGGGGCCAAGCTGGTGCGCGGCGCCTACATGGAAAAGGAAGCCCGCGTGGCCAAGCAGCGCGGTTACCAAAACCCCATCAACCCCACCAAAAACGCCACCGACGCCCTTTACGACGAGGCGTTGCGCTATTGCATCGAGCACATCGACCGCATCAGCATCTGCGCCGGCACCCATAATGAGGCCAGCTCGCTGCTGCTCACTCAGCTCATGCAGCAAGCCGGCCTGGCACCCAACGACCCGCGCGTGTGGTTTGCTCAGCTCTACGGCATGAGCGACAACCTCACCTACAACCTAGCCAACGCCGGCTACAACACGGCCAAGTACCTGCCCTATGGTCCGGTGGCCGCCGTGATGCCCTACCTGCTGCGCCGGGCCGATGAGAACACCGCCATTGCGGGCCAGAGCAGCCGCGAGTTTCTGCTCATTCAGAAAGAAATCCGTCGGCGGCGCGGACGATAA
- a CDS encoding chorismate mutase, whose product MPSDSNTFFTRLLAQKGQPILIAGPCSAETEEQVLATAHGLKALGNIDLFRAGIWKPRTRPGSFEGMGVVALPWLQRVKAETGIPTTIEVATPRHVEEALAHGIDVLWIGARTTVNPFAVQELADALAGTGVPVMVKNPVNPDVALWAGALERLERAGIKDLAAIHRGFSTFAPSRYRNAPTWILPIELKTRFPHIPLICDPSHIGGRRDLLLPIAQKALDLDYDGLIIETHPDPDHALSDAEQQVTPARLGEILSELKYRYRSSNNAEYLNKAEELRLKMDVADREIVEALARRMALVEELAEYKKENNVKILQFDRWQEIFNTRTEWAGKLNVNDKFVAELYKLIHIESIRKQTEVLNGRPQVDGVQHHGPGL is encoded by the coding sequence ATGCCCTCCGACTCTAATACGTTCTTCACCCGCCTGTTGGCCCAAAAGGGCCAGCCCATTCTCATCGCCGGGCCGTGCTCGGCCGAAACCGAAGAGCAGGTGCTGGCCACCGCCCACGGCCTCAAGGCGCTCGGCAACATCGACCTGTTTCGGGCTGGCATCTGGAAGCCGCGCACCCGGCCGGGCTCGTTTGAGGGCATGGGCGTGGTGGCGCTGCCTTGGCTGCAGCGCGTGAAGGCCGAAACCGGCATTCCGACCACCATTGAAGTGGCCACGCCGCGCCACGTGGAAGAAGCCCTGGCTCATGGCATCGACGTGCTCTGGATTGGAGCGCGCACCACCGTCAACCCTTTCGCGGTACAGGAGTTGGCCGACGCCCTGGCCGGCACCGGCGTGCCCGTGATGGTGAAAAACCCCGTGAACCCCGACGTGGCCCTCTGGGCCGGCGCCCTGGAGCGCCTGGAGCGGGCTGGCATCAAGGACCTGGCGGCCATTCACCGCGGGTTCAGCACGTTTGCGCCCAGCCGCTACCGCAACGCGCCCACCTGGATTTTGCCCATTGAGCTGAAAACGCGCTTCCCGCACATTCCGCTCATTTGCGACCCCAGCCACATCGGCGGCCGGCGTGACTTGCTGCTGCCCATCGCCCAAAAAGCCCTCGACCTCGATTACGACGGCCTTATCATCGAAACCCACCCCGACCCGGACCACGCCCTGAGCGACGCCGAGCAGCAGGTGACGCCCGCGCGCCTGGGCGAAATCCTGAGCGAGCTGAAATACCGCTACCGCTCTTCCAACAACGCCGAATACCTCAACAAAGCCGAGGAACTGCGCCTGAAGATGGACGTGGCCGACCGCGAAATAGTGGAAGCCCTGGCCCGCCGCATGGCTTTGGTGGAAGAGTTGGCCGAATACAAGAAGGAAAACAACGTGAAAATCCTGCAATTCGACCGCTGGCAGGAAATTTTCAATACCCGCACCGAGTGGGCCGGCAAGCTAAACGTGAACGACAAGTTTGTGGCCGAGCTCTACAAGCTTATTCACATCGAGAGCATTCGCAAGCAAACCGAGGTGCTCAACGGCCGCCCGCAGGTAGACGGCGTGCAGCACCACGGGCCGGGCTTGTAG